Proteins encoded together in one Orrella marina window:
- a CDS encoding DUF2461 family protein: MMNSRFTDKTIPFMLEAGQQTDPGWLDRHQQTYDEIVRLPFLELAQTLKSELQDTVPDYHFPTRGIGRIKRAANKVVSGEACYKDWLSLSAAKPSASRFERNPHLFLGILPGIAPYMGVILAGGLFMPTSAQLKRVRQAIARDAEPFHTLFSDPTFARFFSKGFELENMAARMPRGFDPEHSDEQWLRLKTFLVVKRVSSDVFTSPEFAMWVVQHYRQLARLNRLLEAALDRP, from the coding sequence ATGATGAACAGCCGCTTCACCGACAAAACGATTCCATTCATGCTGGAGGCTGGTCAGCAGACTGACCCCGGCTGGCTGGATCGTCATCAGCAGACGTACGACGAGATCGTTCGATTGCCGTTTCTTGAGTTGGCGCAGACGTTGAAGTCAGAGCTCCAGGATACGGTGCCTGACTATCATTTTCCGACCCGAGGCATTGGCCGTATCAAACGGGCTGCCAACAAGGTGGTCAGTGGTGAAGCCTGCTACAAAGACTGGCTGTCGCTATCGGCTGCGAAACCTTCAGCCTCCCGGTTCGAACGAAATCCGCACCTGTTTCTCGGGATACTGCCCGGAATCGCTCCCTACATGGGTGTGATTCTGGCCGGTGGTCTGTTCATGCCCACCAGTGCACAACTCAAGCGAGTCCGTCAGGCGATCGCAAGAGATGCGGAACCGTTTCACACGCTCTTTTCCGACCCGACATTTGCACGCTTCTTTAGCAAAGGTTTTGAGCTCGAGAACATGGCTGCACGCATGCCGCGCGGGTTTGACCCGGAGCATTCCGATGAACAATGGTTACGACTCAAGACATTTCTCGTCGTCAAGCGTGTCTCCAGTGATGTCTTTACTTCGCCAGAGTTTGCCATGTGGGTGGTGCAGCATTACAGACAGCTCGCTCGTTTGAACCGGTTACTGGAAGCTGCCCTTGATCGCCCGTGA